A window of Longispora fulva contains these coding sequences:
- a CDS encoding metallopeptidase family protein, with protein MPASVPLFRTRRDIFDDLILDAVEGLERRWADELAGVEFAVEDVPPDLNVYDTDVLEDGEVPLARLLPGRPGRQAVPPRIVLYRRPLEFRAVDRDDLADLINNVVIEQLANLLGIDPEELS; from the coding sequence GTGCCGGCGTCCGTCCCGCTGTTCCGGACCCGGCGGGACATTTTCGACGACCTGATCCTTGACGCCGTCGAGGGCCTCGAACGACGCTGGGCCGACGAGCTGGCCGGTGTCGAGTTCGCCGTGGAGGACGTCCCCCCGGACCTCAACGTCTACGACACCGACGTGCTGGAGGACGGCGAGGTGCCGCTGGCCCGCCTCCTGCCGGGCCGTCCGGGGCGACAGGCCGTGCCGCCCCGGATCGTGCTCTACCGCCGCCCGCTCGAGTTCCGCGCCGTGGACCGGGACGACCTCGCCGACCTGATCAACAACGTAGTGATCGAGCAGTTGGCGAACCTGCTCGGGATCGACCCCGAAGAACTTTCATAA
- a CDS encoding DUF3499 domain-containing protein gives MRSPRLCSRNGCRVQAVATLTYVYADSTAVVGPLAGAAEPHSYDLCEQHARSLTAPRGWDLVRHEGDFDLPPPTPDDLVALADAVREAGRSDPTPPRPDPPRETAGRGVGRRGHLRVIPPS, from the coding sequence GTGAGGTCACCACGGCTGTGTTCCCGTAACGGCTGCCGCGTTCAGGCGGTGGCCACGCTGACCTACGTGTACGCCGATTCGACGGCCGTCGTCGGCCCGCTCGCAGGTGCGGCTGAGCCCCATTCGTACGACCTGTGTGAGCAGCATGCCCGGAGCCTCACCGCGCCCCGGGGCTGGGACCTGGTCCGGCACGAGGGCGACTTCGATCTGCCGCCGCCCACGCCCGACGACCTCGTGGCGCTGGCCGACGCGGTGCGCGAGGCCGGCCGCTCCGACCCCACGCCGCCCCGGCCGGACCCGCCGCGGGAGACCGCCGGCCGCGGCGTCGGCAGGCGCGGACACCTGAGAGTTATCCCGCCGTCCTAG